The following are encoded together in the Maniola jurtina chromosome 27, ilManJurt1.1, whole genome shotgun sequence genome:
- the LOC123879044 gene encoding uncharacterized protein LOC123879044, which yields MEESSDSSSSSELLDLQNDAGDEFSICSRPPSPIEEVEIISMDNEPLLADVPPAPPEIPAGSTEVPNGDQALPDEILEILGEDPTSVSQLGPEIRKELANRLNHIAISGLDKEVRKDLFQNKKYMVPTNSERIAAPLLNLEIRAALPDTILKRDKGMETRQKQISAVISCIARVIDNQIKNNNADSKVTKELMDSIRMLCDIQYSDSMRRRYFILSCVKRDVLEHLKLTKVDKYLFGENISETLKTAKTVSRSRAEIIKIQDSNNKGTIKRKTQPSTSTLNYRAPPARRQPVQKRSHPPAPARKPEFSSRGSRHHQQQYRNPRRD from the exons ATGGAAGAGTCTTCAGACTCCTCTTCATCATCGGAATTGCTAGACTTGCAAAACGATGCAG GCGACGAATTCAGCATATGTTCCAGGCCACCCAGCCCAATAGAGGAGGTAGAAATAATCTCCATGGACAATGAACCGCTGCTGGCAGATGTACCGCCCGCGCCGCCAGAAATACCTGCTGGGAGTACCGAGGTACCTAATGGAGATCAAGCTTTGCCGGACGAGATTTTGGAGATTTTGGGAGAGGACCCAACATCTGTTTCGCAATTGGGACCAGAAATACGGAAGGAATTGGCTAACAGATTAAATCACATCGCTATCTCCGGTCTGGATAAAGAGGTCCGAAAAGATttattccaaaataaaaaatacatggTTCCTACCAACAGCGAACGCATCGCCGCGCCATTACTTAACTTAGAAATAAGGGCGGCATTGCCAGATACCATATTAAAACGGGACAAGGGCATGGAAACGAGACAAAAGCAGATTTCTGcggttatttcttgtattgcCCGGGTTATAgataatcaaataaaaaataataatgctgACAGCAAAGTAACCAAAGAACTGATGGACAGCATTCGTATGCTCTGTGACATCCAGTATTCCGACTCTATGAGaagaagatattttattttatcttgcGTAAAAAGGGACGTGTTAGAACACCTAAAACTGACAAAGGTTGACAAGTACTTGTTTGGTGAAAACATATCAGAGACTTTAAAAACGGCAAAAACGGTGTCAAGATCGAGAGCCGAGATTATAAAGATTCAGGACAGTAATAATAAAGGAACAATAAAGAGGAAAACACAACCATCAACTTCAACTTTAAACTACAGGGCTCCTCCGGCACGCAGGCAGCCGGTACAAAAGAGGAGCCATCCGCCTGCTCCAGCGCGGAAGCCCGAATTCTCATCGAGAGGATCGCGGCATCATCAACAGCAATACAGGAATCCACGTCGCGATTAA